The Caldisericota bacterium DNA segment GTAGTCATAAGCAAAGCAGGCAAAAATATTCCGATAAAAAACGCAATGGAATATGTATTCGGCTATACAATTGCAAATGACATTACAGAGAGAGAAATAGAATACAGTGATATGAAAAAAGGACAGCCATGGTTCAGATCAAAAAACTTCGATACAGCAATGCCAATAGGGCCGTACATTGTGACAAAAGATGAAATTAAAAATCCGCATAAACTGAACATTGAGCTCAGTGTAAATGGAAAAGTACGTCAAAAAGGAAACACCAGAGATATGATTTTTAAGATTAATTATCTTATTTATTACATTTCTCAATACCTAACCCTTTATCCCGGAGATATCATCTCAACAGGTACAGTATCAGGTATTGCACCGGTTAAAAAGGGTGACGTAATACAGTGTTATATAGAAAAAATAGGAACGCTAAAAAACAGGGTAAAATAAACAGACAAAAAAATTTAGAATAGAGAGCATGTTTCTAAAAGCAAAAAAGATTGTTTATAAGCCCATAAAGAATAATATAAGACGTATGGTGCAAAGATAAGAGACATAGCTAATTCTGTCGGTATACCGCCCTCAAATACCTGCCCGAAAAGTAGGCACGTCTTGCAAACTATTCTATTGCAACAAGTTACTTTCTTGTATCGTAAATTCCCACAAAAAACAAGATACAAAAAATCTGTTAAAACCATTTCTTTCGGAGCAAAATATTTACCTTTCAAAAACATTTTATTGCACTGCATATCAATAAAAATACAGACGTCAAATATATAAATTTATCCCTTCCCATTAACATTTGGAAACTTTAAGCGGGCACTATCCTTAATCAAAAATTCAGATATTACTTTTTTATCAGCAGCCATCACTTGAATGGAGTCTTCTGTCCTAACAAGAATGCCTATAATGTTATTATTTTTTATTGCACATATATAGTCCTCGATACCAATAATTTTAATATCTTTGTACAACCCCAGGACAAAAGTTTCGCGAACAAGAATTTTTCCGTAAGGATCCGAGGGAAATAAATACTTTTTAAATTTCATAATGCTTTCTTCAAGCTTACAAAAATAATTTTTAATATCAACAAGCTGCAAGCCACTCCACCCTGCCTGGCAATAAAACTTATTATCAGTTGACAGTACATAGTTTGTGTCAATGGGGCTGGATGGAGTTGGCCCGGCACCTTCTTCTATAAAAATATTGTGCCAGACACCTTTTTCACTATTTATATTCCATGTGTAAAGAAGAAGTTTTATTTCTAGTAGCGATGGTTTAGCGGGAAGAGAATAAGAAATAAGTACGTTTATATTATCGCCATCATTGTAAACAACAACCGGATGCCCATAAT contains these protein-coding regions:
- a CDS encoding fumarylacetoacetate hydrolase family protein, whose amino-acid sequence is MKICTFKEEKIEKVGIIYEEQVIDIALLSDTLSNLGKEEFPTIWSIIELIQKWEKVKKMMKVGGKTFGNKFLPIFSVKKPELGAPAARESKIICLGKNYSAHAKETGSSVPEAPILFGKFADCVVANEAPVIYPAYAKRIDPEIELAVVISKAGKNIPIKNAMEYVFGYTIANDITEREIEYSDMKKGQPWFRSKNFDTAMPIGPYIVTKDEIKNPHKLNIELSVNGKVRQKGNTRDMIFKINYLIYYISQYLTLYPGDIISTGTVSGIAPVKKGDVIQCYIEKIGTLKNRVK